One genomic region from Magnetofaba australis IT-1 encodes:
- a CDS encoding zinc transporter ZntB encodes MTEETPTPPEDVSLIHALLLDGRGGATEMDWEQIAGWKPEMGLLWVHLHADNPRTGRWLNEESRLDPLMAEALWDMDNQPRCLVEESALLATFRGMNFNRGAETDDMAILNLWSDGTRLVTVRSAPLRSVRDMARALLVGRGPRTIGDLLVTLLGRLHDRMEPVLDGIEEDLDRFENQVLRGDDSGIREPLLEIRSELIGFRKHLTPQRRALQELTKSRPSWLLKRHQREFREVENLVGRFLGELDGYRDRAMLIREELNNQIAERMNRAMYLLSIVTGVFLPLGFLTGLLGINVGGLPGTEVHWAFWAVCGILMIMAGISLFIFRRSRLI; translated from the coding sequence ATGACCGAAGAGACCCCCACGCCACCGGAAGACGTCAGCCTGATTCACGCCCTGCTGCTGGATGGACGCGGCGGCGCTACGGAGATGGATTGGGAGCAGATCGCCGGGTGGAAACCGGAGATGGGGCTGCTGTGGGTGCATCTGCACGCCGACAACCCGCGCACCGGGCGCTGGCTCAATGAGGAGAGCCGCCTGGATCCGCTCATGGCCGAAGCGCTGTGGGATATGGATAATCAACCACGCTGCCTGGTAGAGGAGAGCGCGCTGCTGGCCACCTTTCGCGGCATGAATTTCAATCGTGGCGCCGAAACGGACGACATGGCCATTCTCAACCTGTGGAGCGACGGAACGCGGCTGGTGACGGTGCGCTCGGCGCCGCTGCGCTCGGTGCGGGACATGGCCCGGGCGCTACTTGTGGGGCGCGGGCCGCGCACCATCGGCGATCTGCTGGTCACTCTGCTGGGTCGGCTGCACGACCGCATGGAGCCGGTGCTGGACGGCATTGAGGAGGATCTGGACCGGTTTGAAAATCAGGTGTTGCGCGGCGATGATAGCGGCATTCGCGAGCCGTTGCTGGAGATCCGCAGTGAGTTGATCGGCTTTCGCAAACACCTCACGCCGCAGCGCCGCGCACTGCAGGAGTTGACCAAATCGCGCCCCTCCTGGCTGCTCAAGCGCCACCAGCGGGAGTTTCGTGAAGTGGAGAACCTGGTGGGGCGGTTTCTGGGCGAACTGGACGGCTATCGCGACCGCGCCATGCTGATCCGCGAGGAGCTCAACAACCAGATCGCCGAACGCATGAACCGCGCCATGTACCTGCTCTCCATCGTCACCGGGGTGTTTCTGCCACTGGGCTTTCTCACCGGCCTGCTGGGCATCAATGTCGGCGGCCTGCCCGGCACCGAAGTGCACTGGGCGTTCTGGGCGGTGTGTGGAATCCTGATGATCATGGCTGGAATCAGCCTGTTCATCTTCCGCCGCAGCCGCTTGATATAG
- a CDS encoding 2OG-Fe(II) oxygenase, which yields MRACADVWTDSAIEAAQRALIAEQLATQGYCVIPNYLDLAAQQALLAEALAAQAGGLFRPGAVGHGQNRQVESEIRSMQLLWLDAQFPAQAAYLARMGLLMTDLNRRLFLGLRSCEAFFALYEPGDFYRRHCDNFLDASPRKVTAVLYLNADWQADDGGELSLFDGDGATPIARILPQAGTLACFLSRDFPHEVCVTNRQRIAIPTWLRNDDPTIPLPPDVL from the coding sequence ATGAGAGCGTGCGCTGACGTCTGGACCGATTCCGCCATTGAGGCCGCTCAACGGGCGCTGATCGCCGAGCAGTTGGCCACCCAAGGCTATTGCGTCATCCCCAACTATCTGGATCTGGCCGCGCAGCAGGCGCTGCTGGCCGAGGCGCTGGCGGCCCAGGCGGGCGGACTGTTCCGCCCCGGCGCGGTGGGCCATGGTCAAAACCGCCAGGTGGAGAGCGAAATCCGCAGCATGCAACTGCTGTGGCTGGATGCGCAGTTCCCGGCCCAGGCCGCCTATCTGGCGCGCATGGGGCTGCTGATGACGGATCTGAATCGGCGTCTGTTCCTAGGCTTGCGCAGTTGCGAGGCGTTTTTTGCGTTGTATGAGCCGGGCGACTTCTATCGCCGTCACTGCGATAACTTCCTCGACGCCTCGCCGCGCAAGGTGACGGCAGTGCTCTACCTCAACGCCGACTGGCAAGCCGACGATGGCGGCGAGTTGAGCCTGTTCGATGGCGATGGCGCGACGCCTATTGCGCGCATCCTGCCCCAAGCGGGGACGTTAGCCTGCTTCCTCAGTCGCGATTTTCCCCACGAAGTGTGCGTCACCAATCGCCAGCGCATCGCCATTCCTACCTGGTTGCGCAATGACGATCCGACGATCCCCCTGCCGCCTGACGTCCTCTGA
- a CDS encoding GNAT family N-acetyltransferase, which translates to MQTSSLSLSHRPATSADLATICGFPQSAEELFFLFPKATFPLTPEQLQRAMDQRADATVVELRGQVVGYANFYQWAQGGRCAIGNVIIAPAARGQGVGRYLINRMVDLAISRYAAREVTVACFNHNVSALLLYAGMGFEPYAIEERVDHQGQRVALIQLRRALPVG; encoded by the coding sequence ATGCAAACGTCGTCCCTCTCCTTGAGCCATCGCCCGGCGACTTCTGCAGACCTTGCCACCATCTGCGGCTTTCCCCAGAGCGCTGAAGAGCTGTTCTTTCTGTTTCCCAAGGCGACCTTTCCGCTCACCCCTGAGCAGTTGCAGCGCGCCATGGATCAGCGCGCCGACGCCACCGTTGTCGAGTTGCGCGGTCAAGTGGTCGGCTACGCCAACTTCTACCAGTGGGCTCAGGGCGGTCGCTGCGCCATCGGCAACGTCATCATCGCCCCTGCAGCGCGCGGCCAGGGCGTGGGGCGTTATCTGATTAACCGCATGGTGGATCTGGCGATCTCCCGTTACGCTGCGCGGGAGGTCACCGTGGCCTGTTTCAACCACAACGTCTCGGCCCTGCTGCTGTATGCGGGCATGGGGTTTGAACCCTACGCCATCGAAGAGCGCGTCGACCATCAGGGCCAGCGCGTGGCGCTGATTCAGCTGCGCCGCGCGCTCCCCGTCGGGTAA